From Epinephelus fuscoguttatus linkage group LG17, E.fuscoguttatus.final_Chr_v1:
CACTGTGATGGAGAGCGTGATTATTCAGACTTTACAGAGGTGAGTTAGTCACACTTCTTTTAAGTCACTAATGAAGGCTGTATAtctattttatatattttttttgttttgttttttaaatgatgtgGGACTTGTTTCAGAGCCTGGTGCTGGATAAATGGAGAGATAAATGCTGGTATTCAgagctttgatttatttatttttttacattagtGTAATTTAAAGGATTCTCTTTGTATCCAAagttcatcttcttcctctgcttcaTAGACTTTTCAACAGTGAGCCACACCATTATACTGGGGGTTACGACCGATATGATCCTTTATTACAATTATGTGGGCATTGTAAGCCAGCAGTTTTAGGACATTATTTATGCATATATCCTGCTTCCTCAGAAGGAATAAATGGCCATTGGGTTGAGCTACAGACAGGGTAGAGATGTTGCAAAGTACTCAAAGACGGTCGACCACTgttggtttttgtctttacattggATTTATTCACagtaacaaaaatacagaataacccttattctttatttgtgttgatttctgtGCTCTCTGCTTCATGAATTTGCATCCATCAGTTCAAatccatgattttttttaagagtaTGTGAAGGTTTTAAGAAGATCATTTTGATCTTAAGTCTGGTTTGTGAGATATTTGAAGCAATTTTACTGGCAATAGTTGCAAATTAATGAAAGACTCAAGTTGAGCAGTTAATTTGTCATTTATCCTAATATGTTGAAGCATTTCAGAAATTCATTTCTGTCGTTATTCTTTTAATTTCCGAAAAAGGATAAGAAATGTCTCTTTAGACTAAAAATCTGTGTTGATGTAGGCTTCCTTAAAGGGACccttcaccctaaaatcaaaaatccatagttttcctcttacctgtcgtgctgtttatcagtccacattgttttggtgtggttTGCTtagtgttgcagatatcagcttTAGAGATGTCTCTGTtatctccagtataatggaactagatggcactcagcttgtggtgctctaagtgccaaaaaaaatacatttaaaaaactcaacagcaatgtctctttccagaaatcatgacccaattactcaagataatctacagtccttgttgtgagcagtttcatgaaggaactatttacaaaactactactactttGAGCACTACaaaccaagtgccatctagttcccttattggagagaaggcagacggcTCTATGGCTGCAGTGTTGCCAACATAGCAACTTTGACGCTATATTTAGCAAgttttcagacccctctagcgactctttttcaaaaaagcaactAGCAACAAATCTAGTGattatttctggtgttattaGAGACTTTGGAAGACTCTGCCATGGACATCTCTCCCTTCCCAAGGCACTCACAGGCAGCCCAGTCATCATGCAGTAGTCCCTTCTAGCTGCAGTCAAagcaggagatgttaacccctcTGCGTCCAGAATGCAAATAAATCGCGCAGCCGCTGCCTGatggatgtaaatgtaaaattttctttgtcttagaTAAATCAGTGAAAGAaagttcatttgtagttctaaacatattcagcgTGTTTTTTACTCactttttgtctctcccacaacgttattcctctctcctacagtgtccattacaattacatgcataaaGACAATTATGCAAAataggacagccaatagctatttttcttactgaggaattggcactcagcaactcacaccaaaacaatccggATTGacaaatagcaccacaggtagaaaagtgtgtatttttgattttagggtgaactgtccctttaaaacctCAATATGTTCTTTTAAAATTCATCAGCTTAATTTAATTCATGTTGTATATGCAAAGTTTCCCACTGAAAATGGTTTAACCGAGGTGATAAGCATGCATTAAGaacaaagtacagctgatgctgatgggaatgttataagttttgcaggtatttggtcataaagcaaataaaacattttacctGATTACAATTCTTTCACTGGGGGACAAACACATCTATTACATTTGATGGTGATTCATCTCATAGCTGTTGAGACATTCTACTTAACACCAcaaatgtctctctctcttggtGGTGCCAGAATCAGttagattcatcctctgagaacCATGAACatctgtacaaaatgtcatggcaatctggaccaaagtgatggTTGGACCAACATTTTCATCCTGCTAGCGTGGCTGAAAATTAGACCAAACGTCAGAAATTGCCTGAATAATTATCAATCAGTGATTTAAAAGAGGGGATGTCTCTGTGAAACATAAAGTGTTCTGCAAAATCAGCCTTGAATGTTTTAGTTTTCTAAATGATTCTTGTTTTCTTGCTTCCAGTGTCTGAGAGAGTCCATCCCCCGTGTGAGCAGCCACCATGCTCAACTACAGCTTGTTGCTTTCTGTCTACATCCTCACCTTTCTGATGGGGGTCCCTGCCAACATCCTGGCATTCTGCACCTTCTGCCGGAAGGTGCACCGCAAGGCAACCCCGATAgacatcctcctcctcaacctCACCATCTCCGACCTCATCTTCCTGGCTTTCCTGCCATTTAAAATGAAGGAGGCCTCTGACGACATGGCCTGGATGCTCCCCTACGCCCTGTGTCCCTTCTCTGGCTTTCTGTTCTACGTCACCATCTACAACAGCACCTTGCTCCTCACAGCTGTGAGCGTGGAGCGTTACCTGGGGGTTGCCTACCCCCTCAGGTATTCCCTTTGGCGCAGGCCACGCTATGCCATGCTGGCTAGCATCATGTTCTGGGTGGTGACTTCTCTGAACCTCAGCATCGTCTACATCATGCCTTACGCCCAATGGAGCAAAGGTGCAGATGGTGACATCACCAATGGCAGCACCGCCAGCGACTCTgccccacctccacccaccTGCTACCTGAATTTCACAGAGGATGAGCTCGAGATCCTGCTGCCAGTCCGCCTGGAGCTCTTCCTTATCCTCTTCTGCGTCCCCTTTATCATCTGCTGCTTCTGCTACATCAATTTCATCCTCATCTTGTCCCGTCTCCCAAACATCGGCAGACGCCGGAGGCTGCGTGCCATCGGTCTGGCGCTTGGCACACTGATAGTATTTGCCGTCTGTTTCGGGCCTTACAATGCCTCCCATGTGGTGGGGTTTGTTCGTAAGGAGAGTGAGGAGTGGAGGAACGTGGCGTTGCTCTCCAGCACCTTCAACGCCTGCCTGGATCCATTTATCTTCTACTTCTCCTCAGCGGCTGTCAGAAGCATGTTAAGTCACTGCCGCAGGAACATCGCTGCAAAGCTACACATCCTGAGGTGTGGTGGGGGTCCTCACTGTCTTCACCAGAGACCCCCCAAGACTGACAAATACAAGGAGGCACCTCAGCCCTGTGAAGCTCTGGAGAAATGATTGACGTAATGTGTTTTTGATggtatgtttgtttatttcatgcaaaaaaaaaaaatacaatgaataTTCAATGATAAGATGAATAGTTCAGAATTATTATTCATCACTGAACAGTTTAAAGGGATGATGGGTAAATTTCAGATGAACCACTCACTCTGACTAACAGACAAGTTAAGAGTCCCTTTCTTATATCATGTCAATATAATTTGCTCCAGAGCTTAAAGGTTCTACATGCAACACACAGAGTAGTAATAGCTTATGCTGATTGTATTGGTCCTCTGTTTGCTGGGGTGGACGGTCCGGCCATgcattgccattgttagcactgtttgcaCTGGTAGCCGTCTCAGCCACGGCTATGTTGAGAGCTGTAGGCAGGCAATCCAGGCCCAGACTCTGCATCAAAGATAAGCTCTGAATGTCATATGGGacttcttcattcattcattcattcatcttctaaccgcttcatcctcttgagggtcgcgggggggctggagcctatcccagctacatcaggcgagaggcagggtacaccctggacaggtcaccagactatcgcagggctgacacagagacagacaaccattcacactcacattcacacctacggacaatttagagttaccaattaacctagtccccaatctgcatgtctttggactgtgggaggaagccggagtgcccggagagaacccacgctgacacggggagaacatgcaaactccgcacagaagggctcccacacccgggatcgaaccggcaaccctcttgctgtgaggcgacggtgctaaccaccacaccaccgtgccgccctatgGGACTTCTTTAAAAGTTATAAGTATGATAAACTCTTCATTGTGCACATttgtttttagttatttatctgctgattctgtttttgttaagtTGCAACATTCAAAGCTGAAATTTAGTGAGACTGATCAGCAAATGAGGCATTTTCATGTTCGTTAACGTGACATTTTGGTACCACCTTAAAATAAGACTTAAATTAGGAGTTTGTCAATCAATCACTTGTAAGGGAATATTGTGACACTGTCATGCATCTTGCAGTAAAGTCATTGAGTCATTACAAAGTGTTACTTACTGTAGTCATTGTAATGGAGTCCATACAAAAGTATAGTGGATGTGTCTGTTTCATTATAAGCCATCAGATCTGctttaattattgttattaagtCAAAGTAATTCATTGCTTTTGGAATGGAAGACAGTACCATGGTTGCTGAATCAATTCAAAAACTGCCcctgaaaataaaactgatcTTGTTAAAGCCCATAAAACCCGTTTTCTATATTGTGTAATCTTGACCTGGTGCCCACCCTTACCCAGCAAACACTGGTCAGTGACATTGTGTCCGTGGTCAAACAGTACCAATCAGGCATCAAAAACTGCAACACTTGTGGTGTTTATCAAAAGTTTTATCCAAGCTGTCTTTGATCGCACATGGGAGAAGTCTTAAGTGCTATTTGCCAGAGGGTCATGTGCCATACTATAAAAAGCAAACGTTGTGGAGGTTGGCAATAGCTTCATTTTGAAACTATTTTTGAACCATAACAGGACATCTCCATTGGACGATCaaataactgtaatttaatgtCTCAGTGTGTGCTGGATAGTGACGCCCTTAACTTAATAATAGCTAATTTTTATCTCGGTTGATTAGATCTTTCTTGACACTGATGATTCATCCAGGAAAGTTTGGTGCCAACCCAAGCTGTAAAAGAGCTTCAGCTGTGAGTCATGCAACATTGTCTGTGGGTAAAATGAATGGGATTCTATTTCTAGAGCGAGGGGTGTCCAAAATAGCTCCTTCAGCCTTAGCAATTCTCATGGGTATTGTAGTTTGTAGAGCTAACTGacacataaaacatgatttCTCAGAAACGAAGTTGAAATAATTCCAACTGGAGGCCATAACATAAACATATAGGATGGTAACATCGTGCAGCCTGCGTGTCTGTGTTGACGATCATTGTAACTATCGTTAAAAGTAAAATCTTAAACAAGAGCAAACAATGTAGAAAAATACTTCTAGATATAGAAGTGCTTCAACTGTGAGTCACGTAATATTGTCTATGGGACAatttgttctgtgtttgtgGAGAACTGGGGTTGCTGTGGTGACCAAGGACACCCAGCTGCCGTCTCTGTGATCTATGGGTACAAAGACAGCAGGAAACCGTCCCATCACGACACATTGACACAGTGTCCTAGTTAAATATCCTTTTCTGCGACTCACAGCAACACAAAGACACTGCTCAATCAAAGATGAGTGTTTTACAGGAGCGAGGGATAAAGCAATTAAAACCCAGGGGATGTTGGACTACATAAGCAGGAAGTGGAGACGGTACACTGCAGGGCTAATTTGGAGTTATGAGCACAGAGGGGCGGAAGTGTCAACAGAGATTACACAAGGTTGTAGTGAAGCGCAGTTATAAAGTGTGTCTTTCAAACAAGGAGTGACTGATAACCGTCCTCTGGCCATTTCCTGTCAGTAATAATGAACCCAGCGCTCCTATACAGCTGGagtgcatgtacacacagaTAACATCCTTTTATAGTGTCCTGTTGCACAGTGCAGTGAGTACAGCCAGGCCTGTTCGTTCAGCAGTGCACATAGTTGATTTATTAGTTTGTTGTGTACACCTACAATTTATAAAAAGCTCATTGGATCTAATCTCGTGTTCTGCAGCAGGTAAAGTGTCTGCAGAACAGCGATGAATGTTGGATGCACTTATTACAGAAATTATACTGTTGCTTTggatttgtttattattattggcGTCCTGTAAAGTCATTTTATGAAACATATTCCTTtgaacacttttgtttttgctccagttttttacaggtttaagttCAAGATTAAAAAATTTTTAATGCACACAAAAGAGTTTGGTGTAATTTCAAATTTGGGTTGCCAGGTAgtttaaatctgtgttagtgagcacgtCTACTCTACAgatgtggcatatcaagatgctgattaaacagcatcattactacacaggtgtgccttgggatggccacaataaaaggacactctaatatgtgcagtttgatcaaaCAGCACAATCctacagatgtcgcaagttttgagggagcatgctactggcatgctgactgcaggaatgttcagcaaagctgttgcccgtgaactgaatgttcatttcactaccgtAAGCCGTATCCAATGTCATTTACGTGAACTCACAACTGGCCTCACAACCGAAGGCCACtcgtaaccacaccagcccaggacctccaaaTTCAGCATCTTTACCTGCAAGATCATCTGAGGCCAGCCACCCAAACagccaaagaatttctgcacaaaccatCAGGGAAGCAAACCTGAAAAACAGAGTGTcccatggtggtggtggggtgatGGTATGGGCTGGCATGTGCTACAAACTgcttgaatgcacagagataccatgACGAGTTCCTGGGACCCACTAGGATGCCATTCATCTGTCAACATGATCTCATGTTGCAGCGTGATAATGCacagccccatgttgcaaggatctgtacacaattcctggaagctgaaaacatctcaGTGGTTGCATGgccacccattgagcatgtttggaaTGCTCTAGATCGGCTTGTACAACagcattttccattttctgccaatatccagcaacttca
This genomic window contains:
- the LOC125904371 gene encoding free fatty acid receptor 3-like, which encodes MLNYSLLLSVYILTFLMGVPANILAFCTFCRKVHRKATPIDILLLNLTISDLIFLAFLPFKMKEASDDMAWMLPYALCPFSGFLFYVTIYNSTLLLTAVSVERYLGVAYPLRYSLWRRPRYAMLASIMFWVVTSLNLSIVYIMPYAQWSKGADGDITNGSTASDSAPPPPTCYLNFTEDELEILLPVRLELFLILFCVPFIICCFCYINFILILSRLPNIGRRRRLRAIGLALGTLIVFAVCFGPYNASHVVGFVRKESEEWRNVALLSSTFNACLDPFIFYFSSAAVRSMLSHCRRNIAAKLHILRCGGGPHCLHQRPPKTDKYKEAPQPCEALEK